One window of Trinickia caryophylli genomic DNA carries:
- a CDS encoding sigma-70 family RNA polymerase sigma factor, whose protein sequence is MTREEQHLTDRGFEGARSRLVSIASRLLGSRAEAEDVVQDAWLKWQAADRAALRTPLAWLTTVTTRLAIDRLRRLQTETAAHEQERLAIASLGDATAPSAEEEMMRASLLGQALAVVFDALSSDERAAFVLHEAFDCDYQQIASAIGKTPAHCRQLVHRARQRLQGATPAGTDRRTADAAREPALEALASAIETCDVARAIRVFAGSAAAQGNDATSPAESRPAVAALAAAAVPMNRTSHVTVLSMRGETSYLALVDGDVPQVTAIIVVSWRGDCIRSIDWLTDAAVLRAIDRLFGATAVRARLARPFAVHCAALA, encoded by the coding sequence ATGACCCGTGAAGAACAGCATTTGACCGACCGCGGCTTCGAGGGCGCCCGCTCGCGCCTCGTTTCCATCGCGAGCCGCCTGCTCGGCAGCCGGGCTGAGGCGGAGGACGTCGTGCAGGACGCGTGGCTGAAGTGGCAGGCGGCCGATCGCGCCGCGCTGCGCACGCCGCTCGCATGGCTTACGACGGTGACGACGCGGCTCGCAATCGACCGCTTGCGACGGTTGCAGACCGAGACGGCTGCTCACGAACAGGAGCGGCTTGCCATAGCCTCGCTCGGCGACGCGACGGCCCCGTCCGCCGAAGAGGAAATGATGCGCGCATCGTTGCTCGGACAAGCGCTCGCCGTGGTCTTCGACGCCCTTTCGTCCGACGAGCGCGCGGCGTTCGTCCTGCACGAAGCGTTCGATTGCGATTATCAGCAGATCGCCAGCGCTATCGGGAAGACGCCTGCGCATTGCCGCCAGCTCGTGCATCGGGCGCGGCAGCGGCTGCAAGGTGCGACGCCGGCGGGTACGGACCGCCGCACAGCCGATGCCGCACGCGAGCCCGCGCTCGAAGCGCTCGCTTCGGCGATCGAGACATGCGATGTGGCCCGCGCCATACGCGTTTTCGCCGGCAGTGCGGCGGCCCAGGGCAACGATGCCACGTCTCCGGCGGAATCACGGCCGGCCGTTGCGGCGCTTGCGGCCGCGGCCGTGCCTATGAATCGGACATCACACGTGACGGTTCTCTCCATGCGCGGAGAGACGAGCTACCTCGCACTCGTGGATGGCGACGTCCCGCAGGTGACAGCGATCATCGTCGTTTCGTGGCGGGGCGACTGCATTCGCAGCATCGACTGGCTGACCGACGCGGCCGTACTCCGGGCGATCGATCGTCTCTTCGGGGCGACTGCGGTGCGCGCGCGGCTGGCGCGCCCGTTCGCGGTGCACTGTGCCGCGCTGGCCTGA
- a CDS encoding EAL domain-containing protein has product MIDLDPPGFQPPRPVAGDAGARHTVVYGGYTVLSVFQPVFSVSHRRAIGYHASLRAHDEDGRHVPSHEVFTQAARRGDLLELGRLAESLHLGNFSAFDSHDEWLFLSLHPAALMDTSYGDALLAGLKALGLPPQRVVLEVPEQAGGETSRFAEIVESLRKSGFLIALGGFGAKHSNIDRVWDLRPDIVSLDRVILAQATEHSHIERVLPGLVSLLHESGQLVLMGGLSTEREALIALESNVDFVQGAYFAGPSMDPVEPRIAASVIDALSAALRERVAARERAQAARLAPYGAALAQACARVVEGEPVETAAQPLLSLPDTARCFLLDASGRQIGDNVVPHGRRVSRRAKRFRPLLHSEGASWERRPYFIEAVRTPGRVHLTAPYLSINEAHLCVTASIAAQTSTGLQVLCVDINWEATGH; this is encoded by the coding sequence ATGATCGATCTCGATCCCCCCGGCTTTCAACCGCCGCGCCCCGTCGCGGGCGACGCGGGTGCCCGTCATACCGTCGTCTACGGCGGCTATACGGTTCTCAGCGTTTTTCAGCCGGTATTTTCCGTGTCGCACCGTCGCGCGATCGGCTATCACGCGTCGCTGCGCGCGCACGACGAGGACGGACGGCATGTGCCTTCGCACGAAGTGTTCACGCAGGCCGCACGCCGCGGCGATTTGCTGGAGCTCGGGCGCCTCGCCGAATCGCTGCATCTCGGCAACTTCAGCGCCTTCGACAGCCATGACGAGTGGCTCTTTCTGAGCCTGCATCCGGCCGCGCTGATGGACACGAGCTACGGCGATGCGCTGCTCGCGGGTCTCAAGGCGCTTGGCCTGCCGCCGCAGCGCGTCGTGCTCGAAGTGCCCGAGCAGGCCGGCGGCGAGACGAGCCGGTTTGCCGAAATCGTCGAATCGCTGCGCAAGTCGGGGTTCCTGATCGCACTGGGCGGCTTCGGGGCCAAGCATTCGAACATCGATCGCGTGTGGGATCTGCGCCCCGATATCGTCTCGCTCGACCGCGTGATTCTCGCGCAGGCCACCGAACACTCGCATATCGAGCGCGTGCTGCCGGGGCTCGTCTCGCTGCTGCACGAGTCGGGGCAGCTCGTGCTCATGGGCGGACTCTCGACCGAGCGCGAAGCCCTCATCGCGCTCGAGAGCAATGTCGATTTCGTGCAGGGCGCCTATTTCGCCGGCCCCAGCATGGACCCCGTGGAGCCGCGCATCGCGGCGAGCGTCATCGACGCGCTTTCGGCTGCGCTGCGCGAACGCGTCGCCGCACGCGAGCGTGCGCAGGCCGCACGGCTGGCACCCTATGGCGCCGCGCTCGCGCAAGCGTGCGCGCGCGTGGTGGAAGGCGAGCCCGTGGAAACCGCAGCGCAGCCGCTGCTTTCGCTGCCCGATACGGCACGCTGCTTCCTGCTCGACGCGAGTGGCCGCCAGATCGGCGACAACGTGGTACCGCACGGACGCCGCGTCTCGCGGCGCGCGAAACGGTTCCGCCCGCTGCTGCACTCGGAGGGCGCAAGCTGGGAGCGGCGCCCCTATTTCATCGAGGCCGTGCGCACCCCGGGTCGCGTGCATCTGACCGCGCCTTATCTCTCGATCAACGAAGCCCACCTGTGCGTAACGGCATCGATTGCCGCGCAAACGTCGACGGGGCTGCAAGTGCTCTGCGTCGACATCAACTGGGAAGCCACGGGGCACTGA
- a CDS encoding aminotransferase-like domain-containing protein yields the protein MKLELDRASGVPLADQIVEGVARWIRSREAHAGAKLPSIRRFAAEYGISRFPVIEAYDRLVSLGHVEPRHGSGFYVSNRSSALQPRCGTSDPRRAEDESTYIIQQFNQPGDTLKLASGFIPEAWRDVEGIAQAIRHVARTERAAMIDYATPLGSLPLREHLRARVAPLGMRVDASQVLITAGASQAVDLLVRYLVKAGDTMFVEDPGYYNLFGLLKLHGVNVVGIPRTDSGPDLAALQSELERHRPRALFVNTVFHNPTGTIVAPSVAFRLLQLAREYDFTIVEDDIYADYQSDASDRLATLDQLEHVIYVGGLSKTLSSSLRIGYIVAEPSIVKDLANIKVLTSIGGSLFAEAVALTMLERGAYHKFLERLRRRMGDALGMATRTLEAYGWQLFATPVGGKFVWARMPQIEDSQRLVECAASCGVTVAPGSYFRPHGQTSPWLRINAAFVDDPRAHRFFARAAELAPASQHAAAYAAT from the coding sequence ATGAAGCTCGAACTCGATCGCGCGAGCGGCGTGCCGCTCGCCGACCAGATCGTCGAAGGCGTCGCGCGCTGGATCCGCTCCCGCGAGGCGCATGCGGGGGCAAAGCTGCCATCGATCCGCCGTTTCGCGGCCGAGTACGGCATCAGCCGCTTTCCTGTCATCGAAGCTTACGACCGCCTCGTTTCGCTCGGCCATGTGGAGCCGCGGCATGGGTCGGGCTTTTATGTGAGCAACCGGTCGAGCGCGCTCCAACCCCGGTGCGGCACCTCGGACCCTCGCCGCGCCGAGGACGAATCGACCTACATCATCCAGCAGTTCAATCAGCCGGGCGATACGCTCAAGCTCGCGAGCGGCTTCATCCCCGAAGCCTGGCGCGATGTGGAAGGCATCGCGCAGGCGATACGCCACGTCGCGCGCACCGAGCGCGCCGCGATGATCGACTATGCCACGCCGCTCGGCAGCCTGCCGCTGCGCGAGCACTTGCGCGCACGCGTCGCACCGCTCGGCATGCGCGTCGACGCTTCGCAGGTGCTCATCACGGCGGGCGCGAGCCAGGCCGTCGATCTGCTTGTCCGCTATCTGGTGAAGGCCGGCGACACGATGTTCGTCGAAGACCCCGGCTACTACAACCTGTTCGGCCTCCTGAAGCTGCACGGGGTCAACGTCGTCGGCATTCCTCGTACGGACTCAGGCCCCGATCTCGCCGCTCTCCAGTCGGAACTCGAACGCCATCGTCCGCGCGCCTTGTTCGTCAACACGGTGTTTCACAATCCCACCGGGACGATCGTCGCGCCATCCGTCGCGTTCCGCCTGCTGCAACTTGCGCGCGAATACGACTTCACGATCGTGGAGGACGACATCTATGCGGATTATCAATCCGATGCGAGCGACCGGCTCGCCACGCTCGATCAGCTCGAGCACGTGATCTACGTGGGCGGATTGTCGAAGACGTTGTCGTCGTCTCTGCGCATCGGCTATATCGTCGCCGAGCCGTCGATCGTCAAGGATCTCGCCAACATCAAGGTGCTCACGAGCATCGGCGGTTCGCTCTTCGCCGAAGCGGTCGCACTGACGATGCTCGAACGCGGCGCCTATCACAAGTTCCTCGAGCGGCTGCGCCGTCGCATGGGCGACGCGCTCGGCATGGCCACGCGCACGCTGGAAGCATACGGATGGCAACTGTTCGCCACTCCGGTCGGCGGCAAATTCGTCTGGGCCCGAATGCCGCAGATCGAAGACTCGCAGCGCCTCGTCGAATGCGCGGCGTCGTGCGGCGTGACGGTGGCGCCGGGCAGCTATTTCCGGCCGCATGGTCAAACGAGCCCATGGCTGCGCATCAACGCCGCCTTCGTCGACGATCCGCGCGCCCATCGGTTCTTCGCGCGCGCGGCCGAACTCGCGCCCGCCTCGCAGCATGCGGCCGCTTATGCGGCTACCTGA
- a CDS encoding DUF2917 domain-containing protein, whose protein sequence is MREIRTFEMERDEPAAVWRIAEPSLVTVMAGQLWITVERDAEDYWLHAGESLWLPKGARAWIGAGAASARFTVVSAGARTAPPGTPSHALRAPRRLLAGW, encoded by the coding sequence ATGCGCGAAATCCGCACGTTCGAAATGGAGCGCGACGAGCCGGCGGCCGTATGGCGGATCGCCGAGCCGTCTCTCGTGACGGTGATGGCCGGGCAACTGTGGATCACGGTCGAACGCGATGCCGAGGACTACTGGCTGCATGCCGGCGAATCGTTATGGCTGCCGAAGGGCGCGCGGGCGTGGATCGGTGCCGGTGCCGCGAGCGCGCGCTTCACGGTGGTGAGCGCGGGTGCGCGGACTGCCCCGCCGGGCACGCCCTCGCACGCACTGCGCGCGCCGCGGCGGCTACTGGCGGGTTGGTAA
- a CDS encoding GntR family transcriptional regulator, which translates to MNAPTEDRWRDLRPDPDNDTPLYLQLARKLGQAIHENRWNAGEALPSERVLSDALGVSRITARKAIALLVEQGMIRRTQGAGSFITPRYDDSLSQLSSFSEMLRRRGFTPSSQWLAREIQPASRDEVIQLGLSPSAAVTRLKRLRLADGIVMAVENSTLPASVIPDPNAIGDSLYSYLEQRGVPIVRALQHFRAVNANDEIARQMGIAPHDALLLITRIGYTTDQRAIELTDTYCRNDYYDFVAELRK; encoded by the coding sequence ATGAACGCACCCACCGAAGACCGCTGGCGCGACCTGCGGCCGGACCCGGATAACGACACGCCTCTTTACCTCCAGCTCGCCCGCAAGCTCGGCCAAGCGATACACGAAAATCGCTGGAACGCCGGAGAGGCCCTGCCGTCCGAGCGCGTCCTTTCCGACGCGCTCGGCGTGTCGCGTATCACGGCGCGCAAGGCCATCGCCCTGCTGGTGGAGCAAGGCATGATCCGCCGCACACAGGGCGCGGGCAGCTTCATCACCCCGCGCTACGACGATTCGCTCTCGCAGTTGTCGAGCTTCAGCGAAATGCTGCGCCGGCGCGGCTTCACCCCGAGCTCGCAGTGGCTCGCGCGCGAGATCCAGCCGGCGAGCCGCGACGAGGTGATCCAGCTCGGCCTGTCTCCCTCGGCGGCAGTCACGCGCTTGAAACGCTTGCGGCTTGCCGACGGCATCGTGATGGCCGTCGAAAATTCGACGCTGCCGGCCTCGGTCATACCCGATCCCAACGCCATCGGCGATTCGCTCTACAGCTATCTCGAGCAGCGCGGCGTGCCCATCGTGCGCGCGCTGCAGCACTTTCGAGCCGTGAACGCCAACGACGAAATCGCGCGGCAAATGGGCATCGCGCCGCACGATGCGCTGCTGCTGATCACGAGAATCGGCTACACCACCGATCAGCGCGCAATCGAGCTGACCGACACCTATTGCCGCAACGACTATTACGACTTCGTCGCCGAACTGCGCAAATAA
- a CDS encoding aldo/keto reductase — MRNDETVTLPDGERVAKLGQGTWEMGERRASREGEIAALREGVALGMTLIDTAEMYGDGATETLVGEALGAVRDEIFLVSKVYPHNAGKRGVAASCEASLKRLRTDRLDLYLLHWRGTIALEETVEGFEALRRAGKIRHWGVSNFDVDDMEALFAAGGAACATNQILYNVARRGPEFDLLPWMRERGMPAMAYSPIDHMRLPRHSVLDDIAQARGVSSVQVALAWVLAQPGVCAIPKAGSIAHVRDNREALGIALTDAERAAIDAHFKPPRAKRALEML; from the coding sequence ATGCGCAACGACGAGACGGTAACGCTGCCGGACGGTGAACGTGTCGCGAAGCTGGGGCAGGGAACCTGGGAGATGGGCGAGCGGCGCGCGTCGCGCGAGGGGGAGATAGCCGCCCTGCGAGAAGGGGTGGCCCTCGGAATGACGCTGATCGATACGGCCGAGATGTACGGCGACGGAGCGACAGAGACGCTCGTCGGCGAGGCGCTCGGTGCGGTGCGCGACGAGATCTTCCTCGTCAGCAAGGTCTATCCGCACAATGCCGGCAAGCGCGGTGTCGCGGCATCGTGCGAGGCCAGCCTGAAACGCTTGCGGACCGACCGGCTCGACCTGTACCTGCTGCATTGGCGCGGCACGATCGCGCTCGAAGAGACCGTCGAAGGTTTCGAAGCACTGCGCCGCGCGGGCAAGATACGCCACTGGGGCGTGAGCAACTTCGACGTCGACGATATGGAGGCGCTCTTCGCCGCGGGAGGTGCCGCATGCGCGACGAATCAGATTCTCTATAACGTGGCGCGTCGAGGGCCCGAGTTCGATCTGCTGCCGTGGATGCGCGAGCGCGGCATGCCGGCGATGGCCTACAGCCCGATCGATCATATGCGGCTGCCGCGGCATTCGGTACTCGACGACATCGCGCAGGCGCGCGGCGTTTCGTCCGTGCAGGTCGCGCTGGCTTGGGTGCTCGCGCAGCCGGGCGTCTGCGCCATTCCGAAGGCCGGCAGCATCGCGCATGTGCGGGACAACCGGGAGGCGCTCGGCATCGCGTTGACCGATGCCGAGCGCGCGGCCATCGACGCGCATTTCAAACCGCCTCGCGCGAAGCGCGCGCTCGAAATGCTGTAG
- a CDS encoding ABC transporter ATP-binding protein — MSSVPKLNRFPALDTSARSRSDALAVTGLTVAYRTRTGEREALHDITLRVAQGEAYGLVGESGCGKSTLAFATLGYLADNAQVKAGRIAVNGAEIAALDAEALRTLRAKTVSMVYQDPSRALNPSLTVGVQLSEAFETAAGLARGAARDQALDMLERVRIAAPLEAMSRYPHQLSGGMQQRVVIAMALASNPALLVLDEPTTGLDATVQADILDLVAQLREQTGMAVLFISHDLAVVGQVCSRIGVLYAGRLVEEGATADVFGAPHHPYTVGLLRCLPARSSGKRLARLDTIEGLPPASGAVPRGCVFAPRCALADDRCRREPPPPHRFTMPGGVQMARCHYHEQARALPHRPNSSEGRTLRADASLRPARLLHASHLSKTFASEHGSVRAVHDVSLTLGEGETLGLVGESGSGKTTLAKLIAGLLPPDAGGSIELDGKPLPARVERRSHDQVKSLQFVFQHADSALNRAHPVARLIGRALTKLAALRGTERDARLAALLTDLRLPTDYLDARTRQLSGGLKQRVAIARAFAGDPRIVVCDEPTSSLDVSVQASILNLLVDLQREHGTSYLFVSHDLHVVRYVSDRIAVMYLGRLLEIGATGSIFEGPCHPYTEALISAMPSAMPGETGERPPRVRLLGEPPSASDAPSGCVFHTRCPRKLGAICEDCAPPFADAGDGHLIRCHIPISDLTAIRHQAPRPAGRL, encoded by the coding sequence ATGAGCAGCGTACCGAAGCTGAATCGATTCCCCGCGCTCGATACGTCGGCACGCTCGCGCAGCGATGCATTGGCCGTCACGGGCCTCACCGTGGCCTATCGCACGCGCACGGGCGAGCGCGAAGCGCTGCACGACATTACGTTGCGCGTGGCGCAAGGCGAAGCCTATGGCCTCGTCGGCGAGTCCGGCTGCGGCAAGTCCACGCTCGCTTTCGCCACGCTCGGGTACCTCGCGGACAACGCACAGGTGAAGGCGGGCCGCATTGCGGTGAACGGCGCCGAAATCGCGGCGCTCGACGCCGAGGCGCTGCGCACGCTGCGCGCGAAAACGGTCTCGATGGTCTATCAAGATCCGTCGCGCGCCCTCAACCCGTCGTTGACGGTCGGCGTGCAGCTGTCCGAGGCATTCGAGACGGCGGCCGGTCTGGCGCGCGGGGCGGCGCGCGATCAGGCGCTCGACATGCTCGAACGCGTGCGCATCGCCGCGCCGCTCGAGGCCATGAGCCGCTACCCGCATCAACTGTCGGGCGGCATGCAGCAGCGCGTCGTCATCGCGATGGCGCTCGCGTCGAACCCGGCGCTGCTCGTGCTCGACGAGCCCACGACGGGCCTCGATGCAACGGTGCAGGCCGACATTCTCGATCTGGTCGCGCAATTGCGCGAGCAAACGGGCATGGCGGTGCTCTTCATCAGCCACGATCTCGCCGTGGTCGGGCAGGTCTGCAGCCGCATCGGCGTACTGTACGCGGGACGGCTCGTGGAGGAAGGCGCGACGGCGGACGTCTTCGGCGCGCCTCATCATCCCTATACCGTCGGCCTGCTGCGCTGCCTGCCCGCCCGCTCCTCCGGCAAGCGGCTCGCGCGCCTCGATACGATCGAGGGGCTGCCGCCGGCTTCCGGAGCCGTGCCGCGCGGGTGTGTCTTCGCACCGCGCTGCGCGCTCGCCGACGATCGCTGCCGGCGCGAACCGCCGCCGCCTCACCGTTTCACGATGCCCGGCGGCGTGCAAATGGCCCGCTGTCATTACCACGAGCAAGCTCGTGCGTTGCCGCATCGGCCGAACTCGAGCGAGGGGCGGACCCTGCGCGCCGATGCGTCGCTGCGGCCCGCCCGGCTGTTGCACGCCTCCCATCTCTCGAAGACATTCGCGAGCGAGCACGGCAGCGTGCGTGCCGTTCACGACGTCTCCCTCACGCTCGGCGAGGGCGAGACACTCGGCCTGGTCGGCGAATCGGGCAGCGGCAAGACCACGCTTGCGAAGCTGATAGCGGGCCTGCTGCCGCCGGATGCGGGCGGCTCGATCGAGCTGGACGGCAAGCCGCTGCCCGCGCGCGTGGAGCGGCGCAGTCACGATCAGGTGAAGTCGCTGCAGTTCGTCTTTCAACATGCCGACTCGGCGCTCAACCGGGCGCATCCGGTCGCGCGCCTCATCGGGCGCGCGCTCACGAAGCTGGCCGCGCTACGCGGCACCGAGCGCGACGCTCGGCTCGCGGCGCTGCTGACCGACCTGCGGCTGCCCACGGATTATCTCGATGCGAGAACCCGTCAGCTCTCGGGCGGACTCAAGCAACGCGTGGCCATCGCGCGCGCGTTTGCCGGCGATCCGCGCATCGTCGTTTGCGACGAACCGACGTCATCGCTCGACGTATCGGTGCAGGCATCGATACTCAACCTGCTCGTCGATCTGCAGCGCGAGCACGGCACCAGCTACCTCTTCGTGTCGCACGACCTGCACGTCGTACGCTACGTGTCCGATCGGATCGCCGTGATGTACCTCGGCCGCCTGCTCGAAATCGGCGCGACCGGGTCGATATTCGAAGGGCCGTGTCATCCCTACACGGAAGCGCTCATTTCGGCCATGCCGAGTGCGATGCCGGGCGAAACAGGCGAGAGGCCCCCACGCGTTCGCCTGCTCGGGGAGCCGCCGAGCGCCTCCGACGCGCCGAGCGGTTGTGTGTTCCACACGCGTTGCCCGCGCAAGCTCGGCGCAATCTGCGAAGACTGCGCGCCCCCGTTTGCCGATGCCGGCGACGGGCACCTCATCCGCTGCCATATCCCCATTTCGGATCTGACCGCGATCCGCCATCAGGCGCCACGCCCCGCCGGCCGCCTTTGA
- a CDS encoding ABC transporter permease, whose translation MTERVEPLPGPLHSARLLPWRALSRSPGFVVGAAIVLFWLASALLGPWVVPHDPYASDPLNALLPPDRTHWFGTDQLGRDVFSRVIVGSRDIFGIAPLATLVGTCAGTALGLLVGYAGGWLDKIVGRVIDALLALPLVIVALAALAALGASSLAVILVIGVTFMPITARTVRAAVLAERHLDYVAAARSRGEHTLYIMFAEILPNVLPAVVVEGTVRLGYAIFAVATLSFLGFGVAPPSADWGLALAESYSLMTGGAWWTVTFDAVAIATLVVGVHLVADAATEVIRS comes from the coding sequence ATGACCGAACGCGTAGAGCCCCTCCCCGGCCCCCTTCATTCCGCGCGCTTGCTGCCGTGGCGGGCATTGTCGCGCTCGCCCGGTTTCGTCGTCGGCGCCGCGATCGTGCTGTTCTGGCTCGCCTCGGCATTGCTCGGGCCGTGGGTCGTGCCGCACGATCCGTATGCCTCGGACCCGCTCAACGCGCTCCTGCCGCCCGATCGCACGCACTGGTTCGGCACCGATCAGCTCGGCCGCGACGTCTTCTCCCGCGTGATCGTCGGCTCGCGCGACATATTCGGCATCGCGCCACTCGCCACGCTCGTCGGCACATGCGCCGGCACTGCGCTCGGGCTCCTCGTCGGCTATGCGGGCGGCTGGCTCGACAAGATCGTCGGGCGCGTCATCGATGCACTCCTCGCGCTGCCGCTCGTCATCGTCGCACTCGCCGCATTGGCGGCACTCGGCGCGTCGAGCCTCGCCGTCATCCTCGTCATCGGCGTCACATTCATGCCGATCACCGCCCGCACCGTGCGCGCAGCGGTACTCGCGGAGCGGCATCTCGACTATGTGGCCGCCGCGCGCTCGCGCGGCGAGCACACGCTCTACATCATGTTCGCCGAGATATTGCCCAACGTGCTGCCCGCCGTGGTCGTGGAAGGCACCGTCCGGCTCGGCTACGCGATCTTCGCCGTCGCGACGCTTTCGTTCCTCGGCTTCGGCGTGGCACCGCCATCCGCCGACTGGGGGCTCGCGCTCGCCGAATCCTATTCGCTGATGACAGGCGGTGCCTGGTGGACCGTGACGTTCGATGCCGTAGCCATCGCCACGCTCGTCGTCGGCGTGCATCTCGTCGCCGACGCCGCAACCGAGGTCATTCGGTCATGA
- a CDS encoding ABC transporter permease, translating into MSATVRFPRLRFTSSATARVAWLLAERLLLALATLALLSGLVFALGQLLPGDIGRAILGPLADAQAVAALNRQLGADQPLLAQYGHWVAAFVQGDMGTSYAFREPAAPFVLRALENSAKLAALSFVIVVPLGIAAGVTAAMHAGRWLDRTLMIAGLSATIVPEFVSSILLILVFGVWLEWLPTEASYPSDASLTDALRHLILPALPLVFVFFGYIARMARAGTAEALDADYTRTAILKGLPRRTVIVRHVLRNALPPTLTVAATQLGYMVGGLVVVETLFHYQGIGSLIYNAATAKDFPMLEAGVLSVGIVYTIASFAADALLMLLDPRLRTGGAR; encoded by the coding sequence ATGTCCGCCACCGTTCGATTTCCCCGTCTTCGCTTCACCTCCAGCGCAACCGCACGCGTGGCGTGGCTTCTCGCCGAGCGGCTGCTGCTCGCGCTCGCAACGCTCGCCCTGCTTTCAGGGCTCGTATTCGCGCTCGGACAATTGCTGCCCGGCGACATCGGACGGGCAATATTGGGGCCGCTCGCCGATGCGCAGGCCGTCGCCGCGCTGAATCGACAACTTGGCGCGGACCAGCCTCTTCTCGCACAATACGGCCACTGGGTCGCCGCCTTCGTGCAGGGCGACATGGGCACGTCATACGCGTTTCGCGAGCCGGCCGCGCCGTTCGTGCTGCGCGCGCTCGAAAACTCCGCGAAGCTCGCCGCGCTCAGCTTCGTCATCGTGGTGCCGCTCGGCATCGCCGCGGGTGTGACGGCCGCCATGCATGCCGGGCGCTGGCTCGATCGCACGCTGATGATCGCTGGACTGTCGGCCACCATCGTGCCGGAATTCGTCTCCTCGATCCTGCTGATCCTCGTGTTCGGCGTGTGGCTCGAATGGTTGCCCACGGAGGCGTCCTACCCGTCCGACGCAAGCCTGACCGACGCGCTGCGCCATCTGATCCTGCCCGCCTTGCCGCTCGTGTTCGTGTTCTTCGGCTACATTGCTCGAATGGCGCGGGCGGGTACCGCGGAAGCCCTCGATGCCGATTACACGCGCACCGCGATTCTCAAGGGCCTGCCGCGCCGTACCGTCATCGTGCGCCACGTGCTGCGCAATGCCCTGCCGCCCACCCTCACGGTCGCGGCCACGCAACTCGGCTACATGGTGGGCGGGCTCGTCGTGGTCGAAACGCTCTTTCACTATCAGGGCATCGGCTCGCTCATCTACAACGCGGCCACGGCGAAGGACTTTCCGATGCTGGAAGCGGGTGTACTGAGCGTCGGCATCGTCTACACGATCGCGAGCTTCGCCGCGGACGCGCTTCTGATGCTGCTCGATCCGCGTTTGCGCACCGGAGGCGCACGATGA